The following are encoded together in the Gadus chalcogrammus isolate NIFS_2021 chromosome 2, NIFS_Gcha_1.0, whole genome shotgun sequence genome:
- the alg1 gene encoding chitobiosyldiphosphodolichol beta-mannosyltransferase isoform X1, with protein MAAPVLSTSLVVVSSLIAACLSVFYLTSGSSTCHLVPLSALAVCGLVFCGYLRWRGAGPAERRVCVVVVGDIGRSPRMQYHALSLSRHGYQVDLVGFLGTKPHNEVLNEEKITITAMADVKGVQVGPRVVSYVTKVIAQSVQILVTLMETRRPSHILLQNPPGLPSMAVCWLLCLLRGSRLVVDWHNYGFTILALAHPHTHPLVRLAQWYERAVGPLAAHHLCVSEAMKEDLRENWGIRATTLYDRPPAIFKETPLELRHQLFLRLAQTLPPFRTRGEEAGGAGEPTAFTLRDPVDQSVTWRPHRPALLISSTSWTEDEDFSVLLKALEEYECCVREGRGLPALVCVITGKGPQKEYYRKLIDGLHLEHVQICTPWLEAEDYPTLLGSADLGVCLHRSSSGLDLPMKVVDMFGCCLPVCAIHYNCLSELVKHEENGLVFRDSQELASQLQALLSGFPRAGGRLEDFRRSLQTNRGKRWDDNWTQTVLPLITMMTPSP; from the exons ATGGCGGCACCGGTTCTCTCCACGTCACTAGTCGTAGTTTCCTCTCTAATTGCTGCGTGCTTATCAGTGTTTTACTTAACTTCTGGTTCTTCAACATGCCACCTCGTCCCCCTGAGCGCCCTGGccgtgtgtgggttggtgttcTGCGGGTATCTGCGGTGGAGGGGCGCCGGTCCGGCGGAGCGCCGGGTGTGCGTGGTGGTGGTCGGGGACATCGGACGCAGTCCTCGGATGCAGTACCACGCGCTGTCTCTCAGCCGGCACGGGTACCAGGTGGACCTGGTCGGCTTTCTGG GCACTAAACCACACAATGAGGTTCTGAACGAGGAGAAAATCACGATAACAGCGATGGCCGACGTGAAAGGCGTTCAGG TGGGGCCGCGCGTCGTCTCCTACGTCACCAAGGTCATCGCCCAGAGCGTCCAGATCCTGGTCACCTTGATGGAGACCAGAAGGCCCTCGCACATCCTACTGCAG AACCCCCCAGGCCTCCCCAGCATGGCGGTGTGCTGGCTGCTGTGTCTCCTGAGGGGCTCCCGGCTGGTGGTCGACTGGCACAACTACGGCTTCACCATCCTGGCcctcgcacacccacacacacaccccctggtCCGGCTGGCACAGTG GTACGAGCGTGCGGTCGGGCCGCTGGCCGCCCACCACCTGTGTGTCAGCGAGGCCATGAAGGAGGACCTGCGGGAGAACTGGGGCATCAG ggccaccACGCTGTACGACCGGCCGCCCGCCATCTTCAAGGAGACGCCTCTGGAGCTCCGGCACCAGCTGTTCCTCCGCCTGGCCcagaccctcccccccttcaGGACCAG GGGCGAGGAGGCAGGCGGGGCCGGGGAGCCGACGGCCTTCACCCTCAGGGACCCGGTGGACCAGAGCGTGACCTGGAGGCCCCACAGACCCGCCCTGCTCATCAGCAGCACCAGCTGGACCG aGGATGAGGACTTCTCGGTTCTTCTGAAAGCTCTGgaag AGTACGAGTGTTGCGTCAGAGAGGGCCGTGGCCTGCCAGCCCTGGTGTGTGTCATCACAG gtaaaGGACCTCAGAAGGAGTATTACAGGAAGTTGATCGACGGCCTCCATCTGGAACACGTGCAGATCTGCACACCGTGGCTGGAGGCTGAGGACTACCCCACGTTGCTAG GTTCTGCAGACCTGGGCGTGTGTCTCCATCGCTCCTCCAGCGGCCTGGACCTCCCCATGAAGGTGGTCGACATGTTCGGCTGCTGCCTGCCAGTCTGCGCCATCCACTACAACTG tttgtcaGAGCTGGTGAAACACGAGGAGAACGGTCTGGTCTTCAGGGACTCCCAGGAGCTAGCATCTCAGCTACAG GCCCTGCTGTCAGGGTTCCCGCGGGCCGGGGGCCGACTGGAGGACTTCAGGAGGAGCCTCCAGACCAACAGGGGGAAGCGATGGGATGACAACTGGACCCAGACCGTCCTGCCGCTCATCACCATGATGACACCGTCACCATGA
- the c2h16orf89 gene encoding UPF0764 protein C16orf89 homolog, giving the protein MPGEKPRAMPGLVAVLVVLVAASAAQEDVTDHILNSLSRAAAFLESEHENINLDGVVGYLILQAELKEAVRTWPHSDPLSWAQRTSTVALLRRLDQSLAKATLALQRHDPKYYREFEPLLDWRFWKVPQAWGSTDPSLRYASSQPSECYDEQLSDSCMTLLLGTWKQKGTPCIVTESCRDTMTMFDCPLYSLSHQLLYFLIASMKGCSSLLKGDVRESRANLTEADYQKIFCSNMMSSNQEALKTGLNAHTQDIFIENILLCGLAGFSDFYKPDWLQHILRLQDPTSGCFGRDERAMSQIMGEELLEQLRPPPPPPRRVKRREKTLRDGCSSHVTGVAVSALGGYLNYQLTEQDITKRPLAPPSS; this is encoded by the exons ATGCCTGGAGAGAAGCCCCGAGCCATGCCGGGGCTCGTCGCCGTGCTGGTCGTCCTTGTGGCGGCCAGCGCCGCTCAGGAGGACGTCACGGACCACATCCTCAACAGCCTGTCGCGAGCCGCAGCTTTCCTGGAGAGCGAGCACGAGAACATCAACCTGGACGGGGTGGTGGGGTACCTCATACTGCAGG CCGAGCTGAAGGAGGCCGTGCGGACGTGGCCCCACTCCGACCCCCTGAGCTGGGCCCagcggacctccaccgtggccCTGCTGCGGAGGCTGGACCAGAGCCTGGCCAAGGCTACGCTCGCCCTGCAGAGACACGACCCCAAGTACTACagag agttCGAGCCCCTACTGGACTGGCGGTTCTGGAAGGTCCCCCAGGCCTGGGGCTCCACGGACCCCAGCCTGCGCTACGCGTCCAGCCAGCCCAGCGAGTGCTACGATGAGCAGCTGAGCGACTCCTGCATGACGCTCCTCTTGGGCACCTG GAAACAGAAGGGGACTCCGTGCATCGTGACCGAGTCGTGCAGAGACACCATGACCATGTTCGACTGCccgctctactctctctctcaccagctgCTCTACTTCCTCATCGCTTCCATG aAGGGCTGCAGCAGCCTGCTGAAGGGAGACGTCCGGGAGTCCAGAGCCAACCTGACGGAGGCAGACTACCAGAAGATCTTCTGCTCCAACATGATGAGCAGCAACCAGGAGGCCCTGAAGACCGGCCTGAACGCACACACCCAGGACATCTTCATCGAGAACA tccTGCTGTGTGGTCTGGCCGGCTTCTCCGACTTCTACAAACCGGACTGGCTGCAGCACATCCTCAGACTGCAGGACCCGACGTCCGGTTGCTTCGGGAGGGATG AGCGGGCGATGTCCCAGATCATGGGGGAGGAGCTTCTGGAGCAGCtgcgccccccgcccccgccccccaggagGGTGAAGCGGAGGGAGAAGACCCTGAGAG ACGGGTGCTCCAGTCATGTGACCGGGGTGGCGGTGAGTGCGCTGGGCGGCTACCTCAACTACCAGCTGACGGAGCAGGACATCACCAAGAGACCGctggccccgccctcctcataa
- the alg1 gene encoding chitobiosyldiphosphodolichol beta-mannosyltransferase isoform X2 encodes MAVCWLLCLLRGSRLVVDWHNYGFTILALAHPHTHPLVRLAQWYERAVGPLAAHHLCVSEAMKEDLRENWGIRATTLYDRPPAIFKETPLELRHQLFLRLAQTLPPFRTRGEEAGGAGEPTAFTLRDPVDQSVTWRPHRPALLISSTSWTEDEDFSVLLKALEEYECCVREGRGLPALVCVITGKGPQKEYYRKLIDGLHLEHVQICTPWLEAEDYPTLLGSADLGVCLHRSSSGLDLPMKVVDMFGCCLPVCAIHYNCLSELVKHEENGLVFRDSQELASQLQALLSGFPRAGGRLEDFRRSLQTNRGKRWDDNWTQTVLPLITMMTPSP; translated from the exons ATGGCGGTGTGCTGGCTGCTGTGTCTCCTGAGGGGCTCCCGGCTGGTGGTCGACTGGCACAACTACGGCTTCACCATCCTGGCcctcgcacacccacacacacaccccctggtCCGGCTGGCACAGTG GTACGAGCGTGCGGTCGGGCCGCTGGCCGCCCACCACCTGTGTGTCAGCGAGGCCATGAAGGAGGACCTGCGGGAGAACTGGGGCATCAG ggccaccACGCTGTACGACCGGCCGCCCGCCATCTTCAAGGAGACGCCTCTGGAGCTCCGGCACCAGCTGTTCCTCCGCCTGGCCcagaccctcccccccttcaGGACCAG GGGCGAGGAGGCAGGCGGGGCCGGGGAGCCGACGGCCTTCACCCTCAGGGACCCGGTGGACCAGAGCGTGACCTGGAGGCCCCACAGACCCGCCCTGCTCATCAGCAGCACCAGCTGGACCG aGGATGAGGACTTCTCGGTTCTTCTGAAAGCTCTGgaag AGTACGAGTGTTGCGTCAGAGAGGGCCGTGGCCTGCCAGCCCTGGTGTGTGTCATCACAG gtaaaGGACCTCAGAAGGAGTATTACAGGAAGTTGATCGACGGCCTCCATCTGGAACACGTGCAGATCTGCACACCGTGGCTGGAGGCTGAGGACTACCCCACGTTGCTAG GTTCTGCAGACCTGGGCGTGTGTCTCCATCGCTCCTCCAGCGGCCTGGACCTCCCCATGAAGGTGGTCGACATGTTCGGCTGCTGCCTGCCAGTCTGCGCCATCCACTACAACTG tttgtcaGAGCTGGTGAAACACGAGGAGAACGGTCTGGTCTTCAGGGACTCCCAGGAGCTAGCATCTCAGCTACAG GCCCTGCTGTCAGGGTTCCCGCGGGCCGGGGGCCGACTGGAGGACTTCAGGAGGAGCCTCCAGACCAACAGGGGGAAGCGATGGGATGACAACTGGACCCAGACCGTCCTGCCGCTCATCACCATGATGACACCGTCACCATGA